Within Betaproteobacteria bacterium, the genomic segment CGGCAATCGGTGCACGCGTAGCGAAGGTGCAAACCAGCCAATTTCTTCGCGCAATCGTTCTGCATCATGGGAATTGGACGTCAGGATGAAAAGCGGGCCACCGTTTGCCGCGTGGCGGGCGAAGAACAATGCGTCAGCGGAACCGTGAGGAAACATGACGTCAGTGGGGAGACGGAACAAGGGCGTCGCCCGCATCGCCGCGTGGATCGGGAAGTTGATCGAGCAAGGGCTGCAGTGCCGTAAGCAGTTCGAATGCATTCGCAAATCGTTCATCCGGATTCTTCGCCAGCAGCCGATCGACAATCGGCTGGAGATGACGGATCTGCCTGGGAAGCAACGGCACTTCTTCGTGCAAATGCTTGAAGATCACCTGTGCCGAGTTTTCGCCAGAGAACGGCATTTGACCCGTGAGCATTTCGTAGAAGATGACACCGGCGCTATAGAGATCGCTACGGCCATCGACCGGCAAGCCGCGTCCTTGCTCGGGGCTCATGTAGGAAGGAGAGCCCACCACATCGTCGCTGGTCCGAATCCGCGTGACGTCACGCATGCGGGTGGAAATATTGAAATCGATCAGTACGAGACTTTCGTCGTCACGAAAGAAAATATTCTCGGGCTTCAAATCCATGTGGGCGAATCCGCCCGCGTGCACGTCGATCAGCGCGGCGGCGAGCTGGTGCAGTATTCTTGCCGCCGCGTTGCTGGAAAGTCGACCCAGCATGCGGCGCCGCAAGTCACCGGCGGCAAGATACTCCAGCACCACGTAGGGCCACGTACCGGCTATCCCCGCGTCGAGGTGATGCACGGCGCTTCGGCCCTTCAAGCTGGAAAAGTACATGTAGCGATCGCAAAATTGCCGGACAGCAGCAGCGTCATGAACGGGAGTCGACAATCCAAACTTGACCACGACGCGTGTCCCATCCTCAATTGCTTCCGCGAGCATGACCTGTGCCATCGGATTCGCCGACAGGGTGGTAACCGATTGGTAGCCATCAACCGCGAGCACCACGCGTTCGCTGGCAACACTAAAGACGAAATGCCCAAATTCGCGCGGCTCATGTGTTGCGCATGCCTTGGCAGTTGATTCCTTGTCCCGCGATCTGCCGGTCAGACGCGAAATTGTGTCGGCGAGCACATTTTGTGA encodes:
- a CDS encoding protein kinase; this encodes MNTEIPTSNPPPQQPPQCTGAAGPHISVIEGSIGYQRLLTSLIRAALPSAEIEGIDPFSQTMRGSGIAFGINSDVIVLGGIGTEAEAMSALQRLRTRESCPPIILLTSHELEPLSSRLCAAGAAAVLQKDALSQNVLADTISRLTGRSRDKESTAKACATHEPREFGHFVFSVASERVVLAVDGYQSVTTLSANPMAQVMLAEAIEDGTRVVVKFGLSTPVHDAAAVRQFCDRYMYFSSLKGRSAVHHLDAGIAGTWPYVVLEYLAAGDLRRRMLGRLSSNAAARILHQLAAALIDVHAGGFAHMDLKPENIFFRDDESLVLIDFNISTRMRDVTRIRTSDDVVGSPSYMSPEQGRGLPVDGRSDLYSAGVIFYEMLTGQMPFSGENSAQVIFKHLHEEVPLLPRQIRHLQPIVDRLLAKNPDERFANAFELLTALQPLLDQLPDPRGDAGDALVPSPH